Proteins encoded together in one Chryseobacterium taklimakanense window:
- the proC gene encoding pyrroline-5-carboxylate reductase, producing MKIAVLGAGNMGISFSKSFLKYELIKPQNLHLITRNQQKKAKILDEFPGSQISSFGEIKELDADLIIVAVKPQDFSFVAENLPFKISENSLVLSIMAGISIEKIQKALHHQFVVRSMPNSPTLLGMGITGYTAAEGISFNQLIQIERLLNSTGRSVYLQDENLLDGVTALSGSGPAYFYYIIDAMIKAGVEMGIEENLSKLFVKQTMLGAYHLINNSDKSLEELIKDVASKGGTTEAALKTFDENALKETLKKGILSAENRAKELNG from the coding sequence ATGAAAATCGCAGTATTAGGAGCGGGAAATATGGGCATATCATTTTCAAAATCTTTTTTGAAATATGAGCTCATCAAACCTCAAAATCTCCACTTAATCACAAGAAATCAGCAAAAAAAAGCAAAAATTCTGGATGAATTTCCGGGTTCTCAAATTTCGTCGTTTGGTGAAATCAAGGAATTAGATGCCGATTTAATCATCGTTGCTGTAAAACCCCAGGATTTTTCTTTCGTTGCCGAAAATTTACCATTCAAAATTTCAGAAAATTCATTGGTGTTGTCGATTATGGCAGGAATTTCCATCGAAAAAATTCAGAAAGCTTTACATCATCAATTCGTGGTGCGTTCCATGCCAAATTCTCCAACACTTTTAGGGATGGGAATTACAGGCTATACAGCTGCAGAAGGAATTTCATTCAACCAACTCATTCAAATTGAAAGACTGTTGAATTCCACCGGACGTTCGGTTTATTTACAAGACGAAAATTTGTTGGACGGTGTTACCGCACTGTCTGGAAGCGGTCCTGCCTATTTTTATTATATTATCGACGCCATGATAAAAGCCGGCGTGGAAATGGGAATCGAGGAAAATCTTTCCAAATTATTTGTAAAACAGACGATGTTGGGCGCTTATCATTTAATCAATAATTCCGATAAATCTTTGGAAGAACTGATTAAAGACGTGGCTTCAAAAGGTGGAACAACGGAAGCAGCCCTCAAAACCTTTGACGAAAATGCGCTGAAAGAAACGCTGAAAAAGGGCATTCTTTCCGCAGAAAACCGGGCCAAAGAACTTAACGGTTAA
- a CDS encoding OmpA family protein: MKLNLASIALALVLPTAAFAQDSIAVTSTGEYPNTFSSGSANVSPFTQESKRFNDWAVSFGAGVPLVQSADLTSLKNGNGTNVFGYSAYFSVDKAITHAFGLNLQYDRGETRQGWFNTKTDNATAAGQPGARTQYDAISLLGDINFSNLLRRVDNKSPYRWALHGYAGIGTLAYRAYLEDLGGQRLMTEVKPFKLTSLFGQAGAGLKYQISRRLDLEGRLMYVVTGDDEFDGAGAGQTGYNLREDQISDNFFNATLGLSLKLGKHQSHLMWHDPLQEIYYKLDVLEQRNQDIEVCKKGDGDNDGVCDDWDRQLDTPAGARVDGAGVALDTDLDGVIDLYDKCVTVPGPVENNGCPTGQGLVNDNTRVLEGIEFDLDSDRILPSNTPILNNAANYINSSGGSYNVVGGTDTRASDAYNMNLSQRRANNVKNYLIQNGVEGSKLNAVGRGEKDLKYPECDPATKCPEWKNRANRRVYFEAR; encoded by the coding sequence ATGAAACTAAATTTAGCAAGTATCGCGCTGGCGTTGGTTTTACCAACAGCTGCATTCGCGCAAGATTCAATTGCAGTAACTTCTACAGGTGAGTATCCAAATACTTTTTCATCTGGTTCTGCAAATGTAAGTCCGTTCACACAAGAGTCAAAAAGATTTAATGACTGGGCAGTTTCCTTTGGTGCTGGTGTACCATTAGTACAATCTGCTGATTTAACATCTTTAAAAAATGGTAACGGCACCAACGTATTTGGTTATTCAGCTTACTTCAGTGTAGATAAAGCTATCACTCACGCTTTTGGTTTAAATCTTCAGTACGACAGAGGTGAAACAAGACAGGGTTGGTTTAACACTAAAACTGACAACGCTACAGCTGCTGGACAGCCAGGTGCAAGAACTCAGTATGACGCGATTTCACTTTTAGGAGACATCAATTTCTCAAACCTTTTAAGAAGAGTTGACAACAAATCACCATACAGATGGGCTCTTCACGGATATGCCGGTATCGGTACTTTGGCCTACAGAGCTTATCTTGAAGATCTAGGCGGACAAAGATTAATGACTGAGGTAAAGCCATTCAAACTTACTTCACTTTTCGGACAGGCTGGTGCCGGTCTAAAATATCAAATCAGCAGAAGATTAGATCTTGAAGGTAGATTAATGTATGTAGTAACTGGTGATGATGAGTTTGATGGTGCAGGTGCAGGACAAACTGGTTACAACCTGAGAGAAGACCAGATTTCTGATAACTTCTTCAATGCAACTCTAGGTCTTTCATTAAAACTTGGAAAACACCAGTCTCACCTAATGTGGCATGACCCACTACAGGAAATCTACTATAAACTTGACGTTCTTGAGCAAAGAAATCAGGATATCGAAGTTTGTAAGAAAGGTGACGGAGATAATGACGGTGTTTGCGACGATTGGGACAGACAACTTGATACTCCTGCAGGAGCAAGAGTTGACGGTGCTGGTGTAGCTCTTGATACTGACCTTGACGGCGTGATCGACCTTTACGATAAGTGTGTTACTGTTCCGGGACCGGTTGAAAACAACGGCTGCCCTACAGGACAAGGTCTTGTAAATGATAACACAAGAGTACTTGAAGGCATTGAGTTTGACTTGGATTCAGACAGAATTTTACCTTCTAACACTCCAATCCTTAACAACGCTGCAAACTATATCAATTCTTCAGGAGGATCTTATAACGTAGTTGGTGGTACTGATACCAGAGCTTCCGACGCTTATAACATGAACCTGTCTCAAAGAAGAGCTAACAATGTTAAGAATTATCTAATCCAGAATGGTGTAGAAGGTTCTAAATTAAACGCTGTAGGTAGAGGTGAAAAAGACCTTAAATATCCAGAGTGTGATCCTGCTACTAAATGTCCTGAATGGAAGAACAGAGCTAACAGAAGAGTTTACTTCGAAGCAAGATAA
- a CDS encoding GlsB/YeaQ/YmgE family stress response membrane protein, translating to MGILTWILFGLIAGALAKFIMPGNQAMGWLMTIILGIVGAFVGGFIGSALGWGDVNSFDIKSMLLAIGGALIVLWIYGMATRRG from the coding sequence ATGGGTATTCTAACTTGGATCTTATTTGGTCTGATTGCAGGAGCACTTGCAAAATTCATCATGCCGGGTAACCAGGCAATGGGTTGGTTAATGACAATTATTTTAGGCATCGTTGGTGCTTTCGTAGGCGGATTCATCGGATCTGCTTTAGGCTGGGGAGATGTTAATTCTTTTGACATCAAAAGTATGCTGCTGGCAATTGGTGGCGCACTAATCGTTCTCTGGATCTACGGAATGGCTACCAGACGGGGCTAA
- the ftsY gene encoding signal recognition particle-docking protein FtsY encodes MSWFKKIFNKEEKETLDQGLEKSSQGFFEKISKAVVGKSKVDDDVLDDLEEVLIASDVGAATTIKIIERIEDRVARDKYVGTDELDKILREEIKGLLLENPHAGSGNIDTSKKPYVIMVVGVNGVGKTTTIGKLAHQFKSEGKSVVLGAADTFRAAAVDQLTIWSERVGVPIVKQGMGSDPASVAFDTVQSAVAQNADVVIIDTAGRLHNKVNLMNELSKIKRVMQKVIPDAPHEILLVLDGSTGQNAFEQAKQFTAATEVNALAVTKLDGTAKGGVVIGISDQFQIPVKYIGVGEKMHDLQLFNGEEFVDSFFKRR; translated from the coding sequence ATGAGTTGGTTTAAAAAAATATTCAACAAAGAAGAAAAAGAAACGCTGGACCAAGGCCTGGAAAAATCCAGCCAGGGTTTTTTTGAAAAAATCTCAAAAGCCGTAGTGGGCAAAAGCAAGGTTGATGACGACGTTCTGGATGACCTTGAAGAGGTACTGATTGCTTCAGACGTCGGCGCTGCCACAACGATCAAAATCATTGAGAGAATAGAAGACAGAGTTGCCCGCGACAAATACGTTGGTACAGACGAGCTCGATAAAATCCTCCGTGAGGAGATCAAAGGTCTGCTGCTTGAAAACCCGCACGCCGGCTCAGGAAATATCGACACTTCGAAAAAACCATATGTTATTATGGTTGTCGGCGTCAATGGTGTAGGGAAAACCACCACCATCGGGAAATTAGCACATCAGTTCAAATCTGAAGGCAAAAGTGTGGTTCTTGGTGCCGCAGACACCTTCCGGGCAGCGGCAGTGGATCAGCTTACCATCTGGAGCGAACGAGTTGGCGTACCGATCGTAAAACAGGGCATGGGTTCCGATCCGGCTTCTGTGGCATTTGATACGGTACAAAGCGCCGTTGCCCAAAACGCTGATGTCGTAATTATAGATACTGCAGGGCGGCTTCACAACAAAGTAAATCTGATGAACGAGCTTTCAAAAATAAAAAGAGTGATGCAGAAGGTTATTCCTGATGCTCCGCACGAAATACTTTTGGTTTTGGATGGTTCCACAGGTCAGAACGCGTTTGAGCAGGCCAAACAGTTCACAGCGGCAACAGAAGTCAATGCCCTGGCGGTTACCAAACTGGACGGCACCGCGAAAGGCGGCGTGGTCATCGGAATTTCAGACCAGTTTCAAATCCCGGTAAAGTATATCGGCGTCGGCGAAAAAATGCATGATTTACAGCTCTTTAACGGCGAAGAATTCGTAGATTCCTTTTTCAAAAGGAGATAA
- the rpmG gene encoding 50S ribosomal protein L33 codes for MAKKGNRVQVILECTEHKESGMPGMSRYISTKNKKNTTERLELKKYNPVLKKYTVHKEIK; via the coding sequence ATGGCAAAAAAAGGTAACAGAGTTCAGGTAATCCTTGAGTGCACAGAGCACAAGGAAAGTGGTATGCCAGGAATGAGCAGATATATTTCCACCAAAAACAAAAAGAACACTACTGAAAGACTGGAGCTTAAAAAGTACAATCCGGTTCTTAAGAAGTACACCGTACACAAAGAAATCAAGTAA
- the sppA gene encoding signal peptide peptidase SppA: MKSFFRNVLANIVAILLLCAFCFFFFIFMMLLGSLSESKPTVKKNSVLTLNLKTDIIDSPTEDQGGFMLFEKNAPKKVLLYDALEAIKKAKTDDKIKGISIETDFINAGITQIDDVRAALEDFKKSGKFVYAYGNVVSQPAYYLGSVADKYFLNPAGGIELKGMSTEVMFFKDFTEKYGIGMEVIRHGKFKAAVEPFLRNDISPENKEQLSTMLNDIWKNTSSKIYTSRKIDSAQFKLVVDSLYALIPENTVKYKLADKLMQKTEYENMLKAKLNVKEDKDLNKVSFSKYIKTFKEEKPAKNQVAVLYASGAIYNGDGTDEIYAQDFVKHIKDLQGDNDVKAVVFRINSPGGSANASDEILFELKQLKKKKPLIVSFGDYAASGGYYIAMAADKIYSEPNTLTGSIGVFGMVPNYEKLANKNGVRSDIVQTNENSRYYSPMHGLSEGGRTMITKSIEGTYKRFVHWITENRKKSFEEIDAIGGGRVWSGTRAKQLGLVDELGTLNDAVAFAAKKANLKDYSVKGYPKKVSPFEAFFKDMEEDEISARMIKNKIGTENYRIYESLTNPKIQNSIMMETPFRLQFK, translated from the coding sequence ATGAAAAGTTTTTTTAGGAATGTTTTAGCAAATATCGTTGCTATATTGTTGTTATGTGCATTCTGTTTCTTCTTTTTCATTTTCATGATGCTGCTGGGAAGCCTTAGCGAAAGCAAACCGACTGTGAAAAAGAATTCTGTCCTTACTCTGAATTTGAAAACTGATATCATAGACAGCCCGACTGAAGACCAGGGCGGGTTTATGCTCTTCGAAAAAAATGCTCCAAAAAAAGTTCTTCTTTATGATGCTTTAGAAGCCATCAAAAAAGCTAAAACCGATGATAAAATTAAAGGAATCAGTATTGAAACTGACTTTATAAATGCAGGGATTACCCAAATCGACGATGTACGTGCAGCTTTGGAGGACTTTAAGAAAAGCGGCAAGTTTGTTTATGCTTACGGAAATGTAGTTTCGCAGCCGGCATATTATCTTGGTTCGGTCGCAGATAAATATTTCCTGAATCCTGCAGGTGGCATCGAATTAAAAGGCATGTCCACGGAAGTTATGTTTTTTAAGGATTTCACGGAAAAATACGGAATCGGGATGGAAGTGATCAGGCACGGAAAGTTTAAGGCAGCGGTAGAACCGTTTTTAAGAAACGACATATCGCCAGAAAATAAGGAACAGCTTTCTACGATGCTGAATGATATCTGGAAAAATACCTCATCTAAAATCTATACTTCAAGGAAAATTGATTCCGCACAGTTCAAACTGGTTGTCGACAGTCTTTACGCATTAATTCCTGAAAATACCGTTAAGTATAAACTGGCAGACAAGCTTATGCAGAAAACTGAATATGAAAACATGCTGAAAGCCAAACTGAATGTGAAAGAAGATAAAGACCTGAATAAGGTTTCCTTCAGTAAATATATCAAAACATTTAAAGAAGAAAAGCCTGCGAAAAATCAGGTGGCCGTACTATACGCCAGCGGAGCAATATATAATGGTGACGGTACGGATGAAATCTACGCACAGGACTTCGTGAAACATATTAAAGATTTGCAGGGTGATAATGATGTGAAGGCCGTTGTCTTCAGAATCAACTCTCCCGGTGGAAGTGCCAATGCTTCTGATGAAATACTTTTTGAACTGAAGCAGCTTAAAAAGAAAAAACCTCTGATCGTTTCTTTTGGGGATTATGCAGCCTCAGGAGGCTATTATATCGCTATGGCAGCGGATAAGATCTACTCTGAACCTAATACGCTCACGGGTTCTATCGGAGTGTTTGGGATGGTTCCGAATTATGAAAAACTTGCCAATAAAAACGGCGTACGCTCGGATATTGTGCAAACTAACGAAAATTCAAGATATTATTCGCCGATGCACGGTTTGTCGGAAGGCGGCAGAACCATGATTACTAAAAGTATTGAAGGCACTTACAAGCGTTTCGTACACTGGATTACTGAAAACCGGAAAAAATCTTTTGAAGAAATTGATGCGATCGGTGGCGGTAGAGTATGGTCTGGAACCCGAGCGAAACAGCTTGGACTGGTTGATGAACTAGGGACCCTGAACGACGCCGTAGCATTCGCTGCGAAGAAAGCCAACCTTAAAGACTACAGCGTAAAAGGTTATCCAAAGAAAGTATCGCCTTTCGAAGCGTTCTTTAAGGACATGGAAGAAGATGAAATTTCAGCGAGAATGATCAAAAATAAGATTGGTACGGAAAACTACAGGATTTATGAAAGCCTTACCAATCCCAAAATTCAAAATTCCATAATGATGGAAACACCTTTCAGGTTACAGTTTAAATAA
- the lnt gene encoding apolipoprotein N-acyltransferase — MKYLILALLSAVLLSVSWPTYGVPFFIFFALVPLLVAEHEITKFSNIKRKSLAVFGLAYLVFMIWNIVTTGWLYGSKNPDGTNSIPAVVLPVLANSLLYSLVFLAYHWYKKIQGTYWGLTFLVAAWMAFEKIHLSWEFTWPWLNLGNVFSEYPKLIQWYDTFGATGGSFWILLVNVFAFYTLRTWEAGRKRKELIRNSSVLVLGIVLPMLISLIKYNSFNEKPIGQVNVLLLQPELDPYNEKYQKDSLQILTELLELAEKNSPQDKNIKVDYYIGPETSVPGSGSISETGFAQSPLLNTIKNFLSTKPGSVFATGISSHKFFTDGNIPKNAYQTSQGSWVESYNSAVQIIPHQKVEVYHKGKLVPGVEIFPYMNTLKPILGDAMLNFGGTVASLGIDDTRKVFTNPFNKGKLAPIICYESVYGEFTTEYVKNGANFLAIMTNDSWWGVTQGHKQLLSYARLRAIETRREIARSANSGISAHINAKGDIEGDTLYGDRTALFAKINLYEGQTFYVRTGDLLTRISIFVLGFLIVYTLIKKIQNRKK; from the coding sequence ATGAAATATCTTATTCTTGCGCTGCTTTCGGCGGTTTTGCTTTCGGTTTCGTGGCCAACTTACGGAGTTCCTTTTTTTATATTCTTTGCGTTGGTTCCGTTACTGGTGGCAGAACACGAAATTACCAAGTTCTCAAATATTAAGCGGAAATCTTTAGCCGTTTTTGGACTGGCCTATCTCGTTTTTATGATTTGGAACATCGTAACAACCGGCTGGCTTTACGGCTCCAAAAATCCGGACGGCACCAACTCCATTCCGGCGGTTGTGTTGCCGGTTTTAGCAAACTCATTGCTTTATTCGTTGGTTTTTCTGGCGTATCACTGGTATAAAAAAATTCAGGGAACCTATTGGGGACTCACCTTTTTGGTTGCGGCCTGGATGGCATTTGAAAAAATTCACCTTTCGTGGGAGTTTACCTGGCCGTGGCTCAACCTCGGAAATGTTTTTTCTGAATATCCAAAGCTGATTCAGTGGTACGACACGTTCGGTGCAACCGGTGGAAGTTTCTGGATTTTATTGGTAAATGTATTCGCTTTCTACACTTTAAGGACTTGGGAGGCCGGAAGGAAAAGAAAAGAATTAATCAGGAACTCATCGGTCCTGGTTTTAGGAATTGTTCTACCAATGCTGATTTCCCTCATTAAATACAATTCTTTCAACGAAAAACCAATCGGGCAGGTCAATGTTCTTTTGCTACAGCCAGAACTCGATCCTTACAACGAAAAATATCAGAAAGACAGCCTGCAGATCCTGACCGAGCTTCTGGAACTCGCTGAAAAAAATTCTCCCCAGGATAAAAATATAAAAGTCGATTACTACATCGGTCCGGAGACTTCGGTTCCGGGAAGCGGATCTATTTCTGAAACTGGTTTTGCGCAGAGCCCGCTTTTAAATACGATTAAAAATTTCCTTTCCACAAAACCGGGCTCCGTTTTTGCCACGGGGATCTCGTCACACAAATTCTTTACCGACGGCAATATTCCGAAGAATGCTTACCAAACTTCACAGGGATCTTGGGTAGAAAGCTATAATTCCGCGGTACAGATTATTCCGCACCAAAAAGTAGAAGTTTACCACAAAGGAAAACTGGTTCCCGGCGTGGAAATATTTCCTTATATGAACACGCTGAAACCCATCCTCGGCGACGCCATGCTGAATTTTGGCGGAACTGTGGCGTCACTTGGGATTGATGACACGCGGAAGGTCTTTACAAATCCTTTCAACAAAGGAAAACTGGCGCCAATCATCTGCTACGAAAGCGTTTATGGCGAATTCACCACCGAATATGTGAAAAACGGTGCCAACTTCCTCGCCATTATGACCAATGACAGCTGGTGGGGCGTTACGCAGGGACATAAGCAGCTGCTCTCCTACGCAAGACTGCGTGCAATAGAAACCCGCAGAGAAATCGCAAGGTCTGCCAACAGCGGCATTTCGGCACACATCAATGCCAAAGGCGATATAGAAGGTGATACTTTGTACGGAGACCGCACGGCGCTTTTCGCGAAAATTAACCTTTATGAGGGTCAAACGTTTTATGTGAGAACGGGTGACCTTTTGACCAGGATTTCGATTTTTGTATTAGGATTCCTCATAGTGTATACTTTAATCAAGAAAATCCAAAACCGGAAAAAATAA
- the rpmB gene encoding 50S ribosomal protein L28 — MSRICQITGKRAMVGNNVSHANNKTKRRFEINLLEKKFYLPETEENITLKVSAHGLRIINRVGIEEAVERGKRNGFIK, encoded by the coding sequence ATGTCAAGAATTTGCCAAATAACAGGAAAGCGTGCAATGGTTGGTAACAACGTTTCTCACGCTAATAACAAAACGAAGCGCCGTTTTGAAATTAACTTACTAGAGAAGAAATTTTACCTTCCGGAAACAGAAGAAAACATCACTTTGAAAGTTTCTGCACACGGATTGAGGATCATCAACAGAGTTGGGATCGAGGAGGCAGTTGAAAGAGGAAAAAGAAACGGATTTATTAAATAA
- a CDS encoding DUF4295 domain-containing protein, whose amino-acid sequence MAKKVVATLKDGSSKKLTKVVKMVKSPKTGAYIFEEKVMNADDVDAFLKK is encoded by the coding sequence ATGGCAAAGAAAGTAGTAGCAACACTAAAAGACGGTTCATCTAAAAAATTGACCAAAGTAGTGAAAATGGTAAAATCACCAAAAACAGGTGCTTACATTTTCGAAGAAAAAGTAATGAACGCTGACGATGTAGATGCTTTCCTAAAGAAATAA
- a CDS encoding OmpA family protein: protein MKLSLLLACTLPIAVYSQDSVAVSTDQYPNTFTSGSANVNVFDNSSRKFNDWAISFGGGAAFMSNADLTSYYNKELNWGWNAYVSLDKQISHTFGLLLQYQMGKTNQRGQLPGAAGQRAGVADAWTKYNQIALLGDLNFSNILRRTDNHSPYRWALHGYAGIGFQGYNTLLIDADSSRWFTNSQGKQTRIPVEIDQKLGIASFFYQAGLGLKYKISRRLDIEARTMYIMSGDEEFDGGGWTRSGAPQYNLINDTYSDNMWTVNLGFSVKLGKHISHLAWHDPLQEAYYRTSVLESNAQDLVVCEKGDADNDGVCDDWDRQLDTPAGARVDGAGVALDMDLDGIIDLYDKCVTVPGPAENNGCPTAPALSVAIDEINKDFEGIEFALDKDIIRPQSFDKLDHAADVIKTLDQNSQFLVIGATDTRGTEAYNLNLSQRRANAVVKYLVGKGVPSGMLIAEGRGESDLKYPECNPATKCPEWKNEANRRVYFQQK from the coding sequence ATGAAATTAAGTTTATTATTAGCGTGCACTCTGCCTATCGCAGTATATTCGCAAGACAGCGTGGCTGTATCAACAGATCAGTATCCGAATACTTTTACATCAGGATCAGCAAATGTAAATGTATTTGATAATTCTTCGAGAAAATTCAATGACTGGGCTATATCTTTTGGTGGTGGCGCAGCTTTTATGTCAAATGCCGATCTTACATCTTATTATAATAAAGAGCTTAACTGGGGTTGGAATGCTTACGTAAGCCTTGACAAACAGATTTCCCACACTTTCGGTTTGCTTCTGCAATACCAAATGGGAAAAACCAACCAGAGAGGCCAGCTTCCCGGTGCAGCCGGACAAAGAGCCGGTGTTGCAGATGCATGGACAAAATATAATCAAATTGCTTTACTCGGAGACCTTAACTTTTCAAATATTTTAAGAAGGACTGACAATCATTCGCCTTACAGATGGGCTCTTCATGGGTATGCCGGAATAGGTTTCCAAGGATATAATACCTTACTCATTGACGCAGATTCTTCCAGATGGTTTACCAACTCACAAGGGAAGCAAACCAGAATCCCTGTCGAAATTGATCAAAAGCTTGGCATTGCATCTTTTTTCTACCAAGCCGGTTTAGGGTTGAAATATAAAATTTCGAGAAGACTGGATATCGAAGCCCGCACAATGTACATCATGAGTGGTGACGAAGAATTTGACGGCGGAGGCTGGACAAGAAGCGGCGCACCGCAATATAATTTAATAAACGATACTTACTCAGATAATATGTGGACCGTGAACCTTGGTTTTTCGGTAAAACTTGGTAAGCACATATCGCACTTAGCATGGCATGATCCACTGCAGGAAGCGTATTATAGAACAAGCGTCCTTGAAAGTAACGCGCAAGACCTGGTTGTTTGTGAAAAAGGTGACGCCGATAATGACGGTGTATGTGATGATTGGGACAGACAACTCGATACTCCGGCAGGTGCCCGCGTTGACGGAGCTGGTGTAGCTTTGGATATGGATCTGGATGGCATCATAGATTTATATGACAAATGTGTAACAGTCCCTGGACCTGCAGAAAATAACGGCTGCCCAACAGCTCCTGCTCTTAGCGTTGCAATTGATGAAATAAACAAGGATTTTGAAGGTATAGAGTTTGCTTTAGATAAAGATATCATCAGGCCACAGTCTTTTGATAAATTGGATCATGCTGCTGATGTTATAAAAACTTTAGACCAAAACAGCCAGTTTCTAGTTATTGGAGCTACTGATACGAGAGGAACTGAAGCTTACAATCTAAACCTCTCACAACGAAGAGCTAACGCCGTTGTAAAATATTTAGTTGGCAAAGGAGTGCCTTCTGGTATGCTTATTGCAGAAGGTCGAGGAGAGTCTGATTTGAAATATCCGGAATGTAACCCTGCCACTAAATGTCCAGAATGGAAAAATGAGGCAAACAGAAGAGTTTACTTCCAGCAAAAATAA